From Candidatus Methylacidithermus pantelleriae, the proteins below share one genomic window:
- a CDS encoding HAD family hydrolase encodes MLPFRAVILDWSGTLVDDLDCVLEAGNHVFRAYGKAPFSREEFREKFFLPLRDFYARYLPEVPLEELDQHFHAHYRAFRGKVTLFPEALPFLNQCRSNGLDLFLLSTIHPDHYETLAARFGLKHFFRCAMTSVGDKRTGLQTLLSRYSLLPSTTLFVGDMVHDVEAAHCAGVCSCAVLTGYDTESKLRRARPTFLCSNLVEVEALLFDTTRQSFLQF; translated from the coding sequence ATGCTTCCGTTCCGAGCAGTGATTCTCGATTGGTCCGGCACCCTTGTGGACGACCTAGATTGCGTTCTGGAAGCTGGTAATCACGTGTTTCGTGCTTACGGCAAGGCACCGTTTAGCCGAGAAGAATTTCGCGAGAAATTTTTTCTTCCGCTCCGCGACTTCTATGCCCGATACCTTCCTGAAGTCCCTTTAGAGGAACTTGATCAACATTTTCACGCGCACTATCGAGCCTTTAGAGGAAAAGTCACATTGTTTCCGGAGGCTCTTCCTTTTTTAAACCAGTGCCGGTCAAATGGCCTTGACCTTTTCCTTCTGAGCACAATCCATCCCGATCATTACGAAACGCTTGCCGCTCGGTTTGGACTAAAACATTTTTTTCGGTGCGCTATGACGTCCGTGGGGGATAAGCGAACCGGTCTCCAGACGCTTCTCTCTCGCTATTCACTCCTTCCTAGTACAACCCTTTTTGTGGGAGACATGGTCCACGACGTAGAAGCGGCTCATTGTGCTGGCGTTTGTTCCTGTGCGGTTTTAACTGGATACGATACCGAGTCGAAACTCCGTCGCGCAAGACCCACCTTTTTATGCAGCAACCTAGTAGAGGTCGAAGCTCTTCTGTTCGATACCACTCGGCAATCCTTCTTACAGTTCTAA
- a CDS encoding LOG family protein: MNLRKYRTYSTGKPEWDHAIFHLLEAAGLPAQREYFEILARVITLGHQGASAFDARLVNFMLADLCRAIAVFHPYRGIRKIAIFGSARLSPDSPVGQAARKFASMMAESGFMVLTGGGSGIMEAAQAGAGREKSFGLNILLPFEQRPNEVIEGDPKLIHFRYFFLRKLFFLKESHAIALFPGGFGTMDEGFEALTLMQTGKAAIEPLVFVDCPGGIFWKNFERYLRENLLAHDLISESDFSLFRFTESLEEARDEVLRFYDNFHSYRFLGARLIIRIRRPIPEEVLEEWNAQFRDILTRGRFELRKGPLPGEGQESELAHLYRLCFSFNRSSYGRLRQLIDRINEY, translated from the coding sequence GTGAATCTAAGAAAGTACCGCACCTACTCTACCGGCAAGCCGGAATGGGATCACGCAATTTTCCACCTGCTCGAAGCGGCAGGGCTGCCGGCCCAGCGGGAGTACTTTGAGATCCTGGCGCGGGTGATCACGCTTGGTCATCAAGGAGCAAGCGCTTTTGACGCCCGGCTTGTTAACTTTATGCTGGCGGATCTTTGTCGAGCCATTGCGGTCTTTCATCCCTACCGCGGCATTCGGAAAATCGCAATTTTCGGTTCCGCTCGACTCTCACCCGATAGCCCGGTAGGGCAAGCCGCGCGAAAGTTTGCCTCCATGATGGCAGAAAGTGGCTTTATGGTCCTTACCGGTGGAGGAAGTGGGATCATGGAAGCAGCGCAGGCAGGAGCAGGAAGAGAGAAAAGTTTTGGGCTCAACATTCTCCTTCCCTTTGAACAGCGGCCCAACGAGGTCATCGAAGGGGATCCCAAACTCATCCATTTTCGTTACTTCTTTTTGCGCAAGCTCTTCTTTCTTAAAGAATCCCACGCCATCGCCCTTTTTCCGGGGGGATTCGGAACGATGGACGAGGGATTTGAGGCTCTTACTCTCATGCAGACCGGAAAAGCTGCCATTGAACCGCTGGTCTTTGTTGACTGCCCCGGAGGGATTTTCTGGAAAAATTTTGAACGTTACCTTCGGGAGAACCTATTGGCCCATGATCTCATCTCTGAATCGGATTTTTCGCTCTTCCGCTTTACGGAAAGCCTGGAAGAAGCCAGAGACGAAGTTCTTCGGTTCTACGATAATTTTCACTCGTATCGTTTTTTAGGGGCTCGACTCATCATCCGGATTCGCCGTCCCATCCCAGAAGAAGTTTTGGAGGAGTGGAACGCGCAATTTCGAGATATCCTGACACGGGGTCGTTTTGAACTTCGCAAAGGACCCCTACCGGGAGAGGGACAAGAAAGTGAACTTGCCCATCTTTACCGGCTCTGTTTCTCCTTTAACCGAAGTTCCTATGGCCGGCTGCGACAACTCATCGACCGGATTAACGAGTACTAA
- a CDS encoding bifunctional homocysteine S-methyltransferase/methylenetetrahydrofolate reductase: MANILQELEQRIVIGNGAIGTYLYALGIPRGFCLEALNLTRPDLVTKVYQDYVAAGARVLETNSSGANPIGLSRYGLSDQAVQLCHKAVELVRKVVEGKPCFIAGTTGPIVLRSTEPPISVEERREAYRVQIAALWEAGCDLLLLKTFTDLADLLLAIRTAKELGVHPIWASVAPTEEGRLSSGEDVGEALASLRQAGASIVGVNGACGVQATLHLLEQLELEASDLVSAFPNAGKPEFYEGQLFYGASPQYFASYLPRFVAEGARLIGGDYGTDPSHIAAMVAVAGSLRPVGAKPRRRRVFLREPTEEGPSRGFSWREESLLERLKRKTVSIVELDSPKTLAMERFLEGVSALEEAGADAISLADNSLAILRVSNVAAAVCVRQRSSLIPVLHIACRDRNLLGLQSELMGLGVLGFRHVLALTGDPAKAGDHPGATSVYDLNSVGLIRLLAGLNRGVNAVGKDLKGKTDFVIGCAFNPNARQIESQRRKLESKLQAGAQFVMTQPVFDTRLVKETARMLGPLGVPVFIGVLPLLSYRNAEFLHNEVPGIVIPEAVRERLLFLEGPRAMEAGLALAVEIAREILSHFRGIYIITPLLRYELSVRLLGQLGLSPGEMRVAKEKGKGAV, translated from the coding sequence GTGGCAAACATACTCCAAGAGCTTGAGCAACGGATTGTCATCGGCAACGGTGCCATCGGCACCTACCTGTATGCTTTGGGGATTCCGCGGGGTTTTTGCCTGGAAGCTCTCAACCTTACGCGGCCGGACCTTGTAACCAAGGTCTACCAGGACTACGTGGCTGCAGGGGCCAGGGTTTTGGAGACCAACTCGTCTGGCGCCAATCCCATTGGTCTTTCCCGGTACGGTCTATCCGATCAGGCAGTCCAACTCTGCCACAAGGCCGTCGAGCTAGTGAGAAAAGTCGTCGAGGGGAAACCCTGTTTTATTGCAGGGACGACTGGCCCGATCGTGTTGCGGTCGACGGAGCCTCCCATCTCAGTCGAGGAGCGGCGGGAGGCCTACCGGGTCCAGATTGCAGCTCTCTGGGAGGCCGGTTGCGATCTATTACTTTTGAAGACCTTTACCGACTTGGCGGATCTCCTCCTAGCGATACGTACGGCCAAAGAGCTTGGCGTCCATCCGATATGGGCTTCCGTAGCACCTACCGAAGAAGGAAGGCTTTCGAGCGGGGAGGACGTGGGTGAGGCCCTTGCAAGCTTGCGCCAAGCCGGAGCTTCCATTGTGGGCGTTAACGGCGCTTGTGGGGTCCAGGCAACCCTGCATCTTTTGGAGCAATTGGAGCTCGAGGCAAGCGATCTTGTTTCCGCGTTCCCAAATGCCGGAAAACCTGAATTCTATGAGGGTCAACTCTTTTACGGTGCCAGCCCCCAGTACTTTGCTTCCTATTTGCCTCGGTTCGTTGCTGAGGGAGCTCGCTTAATCGGAGGCGATTACGGAACCGATCCCTCCCACATTGCTGCGATGGTGGCCGTAGCGGGTTCCCTGCGTCCGGTGGGGGCTAAGCCCAGGCGGCGGAGGGTTTTCTTGCGTGAGCCCACGGAGGAGGGGCCTTCGCGGGGCTTTTCGTGGCGCGAAGAATCCCTGTTGGAACGGCTCAAGCGAAAAACGGTCAGTATCGTCGAACTGGACTCGCCCAAAACCTTAGCAATGGAACGGTTTCTCGAAGGAGTGAGTGCTCTAGAGGAAGCCGGAGCTGATGCCATCAGTCTTGCTGATAATTCCCTGGCCATTCTTCGTGTCAGCAACGTGGCGGCTGCGGTTTGTGTTCGACAAAGATCCTCCCTCATCCCAGTTCTCCACATTGCATGTCGTGATCGGAATCTTCTGGGACTGCAGTCGGAACTTATGGGACTTGGGGTACTTGGGTTCCGCCATGTGCTTGCCCTCACCGGGGATCCGGCAAAGGCCGGGGATCACCCCGGTGCTACTTCGGTGTACGATTTGAATTCGGTGGGGCTCATCCGGTTGTTGGCAGGTCTTAACCGGGGGGTGAATGCGGTTGGAAAGGACCTTAAGGGAAAGACCGATTTTGTCATCGGCTGTGCCTTTAACCCCAACGCGCGTCAGATCGAATCCCAAAGGCGGAAACTCGAGTCAAAACTTCAAGCCGGCGCTCAGTTTGTTATGACGCAGCCGGTGTTTGACACGAGATTAGTGAAAGAGACCGCCCGAATGCTTGGGCCGCTGGGTGTCCCCGTATTTATCGGGGTCTTGCCTCTTTTGAGTTACCGGAACGCTGAGTTTCTGCACAACGAGGTTCCAGGAATTGTGATCCCTGAGGCCGTACGCGAACGACTCCTTTTCCTTGAAGGGCCGCGGGCAATGGAGGCGGGGCTAGCATTAGCAGTGGAAATAGCGAGGGAAATTCTCTCCCATTTCCGCGGCATCTATATCATCACTCCGCTTTTGCGATACGAGTTATCCGTTCGGCTTTTGGGACAACTGGGCCTTTCGCCAGGTGAAATGCGGGTTGCCAAAGAAAAAGGCAAAGGGGCTGTGTAA
- a CDS encoding molybdopterin-dependent oxidoreductase, translating to MFVPAGQGWEGLDFSKPNPCWNGLGPLVSEPQKLPLIRLTDRPIQLETPRPYFLDVFTPNAAFYVRYHLDGIPNAVDLKSWRLRLEGNFRRCLSFSFEELIRDFSPVSLVAVNQCSGNSRSRFFPRVAGAQWGNGAMGNAVWTGVRLKDLLSRAEPLPGTLQIQFQGLDTGKGPEGKGSHAFLKSLDLTDPALERSLVAYSMNGQPLPMLNGFPVRLVVPGKFATYWVKHLSWIRALKEKDSNFWMAQAYRIPATPGNTIRPEDAARGGWTTLPIGAVDMPVRSFLIEPDGSSKLPVGMPVRLRGIAFSGGKGVERVEVSVDGGRSWMPAQLGSDWGPYSFRLWEKVWKPKRPGRFVVAVRAFDRMGHGQPEEPIWNPGGYLWHSVEKQELVVGEV from the coding sequence GTGTTTGTCCCTGCAGGGCAGGGGTGGGAGGGGTTAGACTTTTCCAAGCCTAACCCGTGTTGGAATGGCTTGGGGCCTCTGGTGTCAGAACCACAAAAATTACCCCTTATCCGTCTTACGGATCGTCCGATCCAACTTGAAACACCAAGACCCTATTTTCTTGACGTTTTCACTCCGAATGCCGCCTTCTATGTTCGATATCATTTAGACGGGATCCCCAACGCAGTCGATCTTAAGAGCTGGAGGCTCAGGCTAGAGGGCAACTTCCGCCGATGCCTTTCGTTCTCCTTCGAAGAGTTGATTCGGGATTTTTCTCCGGTTTCACTTGTTGCGGTTAACCAGTGTTCCGGTAATTCTCGGAGCCGGTTTTTCCCTCGGGTTGCAGGGGCTCAATGGGGGAACGGTGCGATGGGGAATGCGGTTTGGACTGGCGTTCGCTTGAAAGATCTTCTTTCCCGAGCGGAGCCTTTGCCTGGTACCCTGCAAATCCAGTTTCAGGGACTGGATACGGGCAAGGGACCGGAAGGCAAAGGATCGCACGCCTTTCTCAAATCCCTGGATCTCACGGACCCGGCGCTGGAACGGAGTCTTGTTGCCTACTCGATGAACGGGCAGCCGTTGCCCATGTTGAATGGCTTTCCGGTACGACTGGTGGTGCCAGGAAAATTTGCCACCTACTGGGTGAAACATCTTAGCTGGATTCGGGCGCTCAAAGAAAAGGATTCCAATTTCTGGATGGCGCAGGCCTATCGTATACCTGCGACGCCCGGGAATACCATTCGACCCGAGGACGCGGCTCGCGGAGGATGGACGACACTTCCCATTGGGGCCGTAGATATGCCGGTTCGCTCTTTTTTGATCGAACCGGATGGGTCAAGCAAACTCCCTGTGGGGATGCCTGTACGGTTGCGAGGCATCGCTTTTAGTGGCGGCAAAGGGGTTGAACGCGTGGAGGTTTCGGTAGATGGAGGACGGAGCTGGATGCCAGCTCAACTGGGGTCGGATTGGGGTCCCTACTCCTTTCGCTTGTGGGAGAAGGTCTGGAAACCCAAGCGGCCAGGACGGTTCGTGGTTGCGGTACGAGCTTTTGACCGCATGGGGCACGGGCAGCCTGAGGAACCCATTTGGAATCCGGGAGGCTACTTGTGGCATTCTGTGGAAAAGCAGGAGCTGGTAGTCGGGGAAGTGTAG
- a CDS encoding transposase — protein MEAKDREKDRLFRGDRRGDELWESVRTVEKRRAEAEKGGRTYRLRKDPKQTKASPKAQRNLTDPDSRIMTEAEGGLSGYNVQAVVDAETQIIGAADLINHAADTPQLLAMVDEVEANMGRQSEALLADAGYFDTVPIEALQACGIRVLIPPDKMAHRLHRTGSTSCGLPSRGRRAAGADPTPLAVAGGARTVPPAGTVAGASIRASQ, from the coding sequence GTGGAGGCGAAAGATCGGGAAAAGGACCGGCTCTTTCGGGGAGACCGGCGGGGCGATGAGTTGTGGGAGAGTGTGCGGACGGTTGAGAAGCGCCGGGCAGAGGCGGAAAAGGGCGGCCGGACGTACCGGCTTCGAAAGGATCCCAAGCAAACCAAGGCCTCGCCAAAGGCACAGCGGAACTTGACCGACCCGGACTCCCGGATCATGACGGAGGCCGAGGGGGGCCTTTCGGGGTATAACGTCCAGGCGGTGGTCGATGCCGAGACGCAGATCATCGGGGCGGCGGACCTCATCAACCACGCGGCCGATACTCCGCAGCTATTGGCCATGGTCGACGAAGTCGAAGCGAACATGGGTCGACAGTCTGAGGCATTGCTGGCCGATGCCGGGTACTTCGACACGGTGCCCATTGAAGCGCTGCAAGCTTGCGGGATTCGGGTCTTGATTCCGCCGGACAAGATGGCTCACCGCCTGCATCGTACTGGGTCCACCTCTTGCGGCTTGCCCTCCCGAGGGCGTCGTGCTGCGGGAGCGGATCCGACGCCTCTTGCGGTCGCCGGAGGTGCTCGAACGGTACCGCCAGCGGGAACCGTCGCTGGAGCCAGTATTCGAGCTAGTCAATGA
- a CDS encoding L,D-transpeptidase: MAGCDNSSTGLTSTNLLVPPEELWFWVVVPSQVVKVMKGKELLWEAPVSTSAHGCGEEPGSLRTPRGWHRIYQKIGDGQPIGAIFKGRQPTGAIWNKGTPSQERLILTRILWLEGIEEHNRTTRDRWIYFHGTNWEEHIGTPTSCGCICLRNEDMMRLYEFAQEGTLVYISA; this comes from the coding sequence ATGGCCGGCTGCGACAACTCATCGACCGGATTAACGAGTACTAACCTTCTGGTCCCTCCGGAGGAGCTCTGGTTCTGGGTCGTAGTTCCCAGTCAAGTTGTTAAAGTAATGAAGGGAAAAGAGCTTTTGTGGGAAGCTCCGGTCAGTACCTCCGCTCACGGATGCGGGGAAGAACCAGGAAGCCTGCGTACGCCACGAGGCTGGCACAGGATCTACCAAAAGATCGGCGATGGCCAACCCATCGGGGCCATTTTCAAAGGGAGACAACCGACGGGCGCGATATGGAACAAGGGGACGCCTTCCCAGGAAAGATTGATTCTTACCCGAATCCTCTGGCTGGAAGGGATTGAAGAACACAACCGCACCACCCGGGACCGCTGGATCTATTTTCATGGTACGAACTGGGAGGAGCACATCGGAACACCAACAAGCTGTGGTTGTATCTGTTTAAGAAACGAGGATATGATGAGGCTATACGAGTTCGCGCAAGAGGGGACCCTTGTTTATATCTCAGCGTAA
- the rpe gene encoding ribulose-phosphate 3-epimerase has protein sequence METHRRILLAPSILSADFARLEAHVREALAAGADWLHIDVMDGHFVPNITIGPLVVEALQPIRQETGAWLDVHLMIENPDRYLKDFAQAGADIITVQVEACPHLHRTIQSIKELGVRAGVTLNPATPLVTLEEILPDVDLALIMSVNPGFGGQAYIPSSTAKIRRLKQMLDTIGSSAWLEVDGGVKISNAREVIEAGANVLVAGSAVFRGDVKANVAAFRKILAEFEENS, from the coding sequence ATGGAAACGCATCGTCGCATTCTTCTAGCTCCTTCGATTCTTTCCGCTGATTTTGCGCGTCTGGAAGCCCATGTCCGGGAGGCGCTAGCTGCAGGAGCGGACTGGTTGCACATTGATGTTATGGATGGCCACTTCGTTCCCAATATCACCATTGGTCCTTTGGTTGTGGAGGCCCTTCAGCCGATTCGCCAAGAAACAGGAGCTTGGCTCGATGTGCACCTTATGATTGAGAACCCGGACCGTTACTTAAAGGACTTTGCACAAGCAGGCGCGGATATCATTACCGTTCAGGTTGAGGCTTGCCCGCACCTTCATCGTACCATCCAATCGATTAAGGAGCTGGGTGTGCGTGCAGGAGTGACCTTAAACCCGGCAACCCCTCTTGTCACCTTGGAGGAAATCTTGCCGGACGTGGACCTAGCTCTCATTATGTCAGTTAATCCCGGTTTTGGGGGACAGGCATATATTCCGTCCAGCACGGCGAAAATTCGCCGGCTAAAACAAATGCTCGATACCATTGGTTCTTCGGCTTGGCTGGAAGTGGATGGGGGGGTCAAAATTTCCAATGCCCGAGAGGTGATCGAAGCGGGAGCCAATGTGCTCGTGGCAGGATCGGCGGTTTTTCGCGGAGATGTCAAAGCCAATGTAGCGGCGTTCCGAAAGATTCTGGCTGAGTTTGAGGAGAACTCCTAA